A single region of the Gemmata palustris genome encodes:
- a CDS encoding glycosyltransferase produces MGSKKDLARIVQKLKEASKPVREVEKNIFTFSPLVVPSWGSRALRALNAQFLRWQVRRVMRRLQFRRPINWIFNPAAGPLAGSLGEDRVIYYCVDEYTAFKGVDTTALATIERALIDRADLVIVSAEKLLHTKRAAHVPTLLIRHGVDFQHFASALRPETIVPDEIAKLPRPVIGYFGLIADDWVDLPLLVHTARSFPTGSLVMLGKVTMDVSALEREPNVHILGRKSYESLPGYCKGFDVAVIPFPVTEVTLNANPLKAREYLAAGLPVVSTNIPEVRVLNRCLLANSPTEFVAHLNSVLSSPPPRTEVSESVRTEGWNTRLREIERHLVPLLETN; encoded by the coding sequence TTGGGAAGTAAGAAGGACCTCGCCCGAATCGTCCAGAAACTCAAAGAAGCATCCAAACCGGTACGCGAGGTCGAAAAGAACATCTTCACGTTTAGCCCGCTCGTCGTCCCGAGTTGGGGCAGCCGCGCGCTCCGGGCTCTCAACGCGCAGTTCCTCCGGTGGCAAGTTCGCCGTGTCATGCGGCGGCTCCAGTTCCGCCGACCAATCAATTGGATATTCAACCCCGCGGCCGGCCCCCTTGCGGGCTCGCTCGGCGAAGATCGAGTCATCTACTACTGCGTGGACGAGTACACCGCGTTCAAGGGAGTCGATACCACGGCTCTTGCGACAATTGAGCGGGCGCTGATAGATCGCGCGGACCTCGTGATCGTTTCGGCAGAGAAATTATTGCACACAAAGCGCGCGGCCCACGTGCCGACGCTGTTAATACGTCACGGGGTCGACTTCCAGCACTTTGCCTCGGCCCTGCGCCCCGAAACAATCGTTCCCGACGAAATCGCCAAGCTCCCACGCCCCGTGATTGGGTATTTCGGCCTCATCGCGGATGACTGGGTGGACCTGCCCCTCTTAGTCCACACCGCGCGAAGTTTCCCCACAGGTTCCTTGGTCATGCTCGGGAAGGTAACGATGGACGTGAGCGCGCTGGAGCGCGAACCCAACGTCCATATACTCGGGCGCAAGTCATACGAGAGCCTTCCCGGATACTGTAAAGGGTTTGATGTCGCCGTCATTCCGTTCCCCGTAACAGAAGTGACCCTCAACGCGAACCCGCTGAAGGCACGGGAGTACCTTGCCGCCGGGTTGCCCGTCGTTTCGACAAACATTCCAGAGGTTCGCGTACTCAATCGCTGCCTACTCGCGAACTCTCCGACCGAATTTGTAGCGCACCTGAACAGCGTGCTGAGTTCCCCGCCGCCGCGCACCGAGGTGAGCGAATCGGTCCGAACCGAGGGGTGGAACACGCGACTGCGGGAAATCGAGCGCCATCTCGTCCCGCTCCTGGAAACCAACTAA
- a CDS encoding nucleotide sugar dehydrogenase — MPVTPDHHFRTARERIESRAAVVGIIGLGYVGLPLARGFATKGFPVLGFDVDPVKVEKLARGESYIGHIDAATIKQMRQNKFDATTDFARLKEADAVIICVPTPLTDAREPDLTYIVNSVKAIAATLRKGQLVVLESTTYPRTTRDVVLPILNEAGLKSGEDFFLAFSPEREDPGNAHFSTTTIPKVVGGLDPTSLELAAAMYRQVIANVVEVSTPEVAEACKILENTYRAINIALVNELKVLYDRMGIDVWEVIDAAKTKPFGFQAFYPGPGLGGHCIPIDPFYLTWIARKYGLNTRFIELAGEVNTAMPTYVVSKVADALNDAGKPVKGSKVLLLGMAYKKDIDDPRESPGFELLDLLLKKGAKVSYNDPHIPTLPKMRHWPHLEPMESVALTPEALAGFDCVLIATDHTAYDYSWIVAHSPLVIDTRNATKKVAAGRAKIVKA; from the coding sequence ATGCCAGTAACTCCCGACCACCATTTTCGTACCGCCCGCGAGCGGATCGAATCCCGCGCTGCGGTCGTCGGGATCATCGGCCTCGGGTACGTCGGGCTGCCCCTCGCGCGCGGGTTCGCGACCAAGGGGTTCCCGGTGCTCGGGTTCGACGTCGATCCGGTGAAGGTCGAGAAGCTCGCGCGCGGCGAGAGCTACATCGGGCACATCGACGCCGCGACGATCAAGCAGATGCGGCAGAACAAGTTCGACGCCACCACCGACTTCGCGCGACTTAAGGAAGCGGACGCGGTCATCATCTGCGTGCCGACCCCGCTCACCGACGCGCGCGAACCGGACCTGACCTACATCGTCAACTCCGTGAAGGCGATCGCGGCGACACTGCGCAAGGGCCAACTCGTCGTGCTGGAGAGCACGACCTACCCGCGCACCACGCGCGACGTCGTGCTCCCGATCCTCAACGAGGCCGGTCTCAAGTCCGGCGAGGACTTCTTCCTCGCGTTCAGCCCAGAACGGGAAGATCCGGGCAACGCACACTTCTCGACGACCACGATTCCGAAGGTCGTCGGCGGGTTGGACCCGACGAGCCTCGAACTCGCGGCGGCCATGTACCGCCAGGTGATTGCGAACGTCGTCGAGGTGTCCACGCCCGAGGTGGCGGAGGCGTGCAAAATCCTGGAAAACACGTACCGGGCAATCAACATCGCGCTGGTGAACGAGTTGAAAGTGCTCTACGATCGGATGGGCATCGACGTGTGGGAAGTGATCGACGCGGCCAAGACCAAGCCGTTCGGGTTCCAGGCGTTTTACCCCGGTCCCGGACTGGGCGGGCACTGCATCCCGATCGACCCGTTCTACCTCACGTGGATCGCGCGCAAGTACGGGCTCAACACCCGTTTCATCGAACTGGCGGGCGAGGTGAACACCGCGATGCCCACCTACGTGGTCTCGAAAGTGGCCGACGCACTCAACGACGCGGGCAAGCCCGTGAAGGGGAGCAAGGTGCTGCTGCTCGGGATGGCGTACAAGAAGGACATCGACGACCCCCGCGAATCGCCCGGGTTCGAGTTGCTCGATCTGCTGCTCAAGAAGGGCGCGAAGGTCAGCTACAACGACCCGCACATCCCGACCCTGCCGAAGATGCGCCACTGGCCGCACCTGGAGCCAATGGAGAGCGTCGCGCTCACGCCCGAAGCGCTCGCGGGGTTCGACTGTGTCCTGATCGCGACCGACCACACCGCTTACGACTACTCGTGGATCGTGGCGCACAGCCCGCTCGTGATCGATACGCGCAACGCGACGAAGAAGGTCGCCGCCGGCCGCGCGAAAATCGTCAAAGCGTGA